The Thermoplasma sp. Kam2015 nucleotide sequence TATGATATTTTTCACTCTTAAATTCGATATGTGGCATGATTATTTTCTGTTTAACCCTCCCTATGGTTATGTGGGGTACAAAATCCTTCTCCAGCGTGACGAATTTTCCCACTTCTGCCAAAAGCTGATATAGTCCATCTGATCTGCAGTCCACATAGATGACTCTAGGCCTGGACATGGACGGAAATGCCCCGATGCCTTCAGTTTCGATATCAAATTCCTGCGCCCTTAGATTTTTGATGCCTTCGCAGATCTCTTCGGTTTTCCTCTCATCTATTTCTCCAAGAAATTTTATTGTCAGATGTATGTTCGTATGCTCCACTACCTTGATTCCCTTTATTCTGCTGAATTCTCGGAATACATTGGAAAGATAATCACTGGGTCTTATCTGTACCGCTATGA carries:
- the thpR gene encoding RNA 2',3'-cyclic phosphodiesterase; amino-acid sequence: MRAFIAVQIRPSDYLSNVFREFSRIKGIKVVEHTNIHLTIKFLGEIDERKTEEICEGIKNLRAQEFDIETEGIGAFPSMSRPRVIYVDCRSDGLYQLLAEVGKFVTLEKDFVPHITIGRVKQKIIMPHIEFKSEKYHIDEVCLFSSDLRPSGPVYTKVCCNKLAPQASE